Proteins co-encoded in one Bradyrhizobium sp. 170 genomic window:
- a CDS encoding CoA-binding protein, with the protein MNHDNYDDNYIRSILNGVKSIAMVGASPVNVRPSYFAFKYLAQRGYDMIPVNPGHVGKSLLGKPFVASLSDIGHPVDMIDIFRNSSHIMPVVDEALTLSSPPKVIWMQLGARDDAAAEKAEAAGLKVVMNRCPKIEYGRLSSEISWMGVNSRTLSSKRAPIPTQGMRLSLNRTSVSGGPTAASDRAAKNKSEPT; encoded by the coding sequence ATGAACCACGATAACTACGACGATAACTACATCCGCAGCATCCTCAACGGCGTGAAGTCGATCGCGATGGTCGGCGCCTCGCCGGTCAATGTGCGGCCGAGCTACTTCGCCTTCAAATACCTGGCGCAGCGCGGTTACGACATGATCCCGGTCAATCCGGGTCACGTCGGCAAGAGCCTGCTCGGAAAACCGTTCGTCGCCTCACTGTCGGATATCGGCCATCCCGTCGACATGATCGACATCTTCCGCAACTCCAGCCATATCATGCCTGTTGTCGACGAGGCCCTGACATTGTCGTCGCCGCCGAAAGTGATCTGGATGCAGCTCGGCGCGCGCGACGACGCGGCTGCCGAGAAAGCCGAAGCCGCCGGCCTCAAGGTGGTGATGAACCGCTGCCCCAAGATCGAGTATGGACGGCTGTCGTCGGAAATATCATGGATGGGAGTCAATTCGCGCACGCTGAGCTCGAAGCGAGCGCCGATCCCGACGCAGGGCATGCGGCTGTCGCTGAACCGGACCAGCGTCAGCGGC
- a CDS encoding enoyl-CoA hydratase, whose translation MPAQTARAPTSQPPILLQENVGSIRLLTLNRPAARNSLSEGLIAELHGALKQIHDDNSVRAVVIAANGPAFSAGHDMKELTARRSDADRGRAYFGQIMNACSAMMQAVVHLPKPVVAAVQGIATAAGCQLVASCDLAVASEAAGFATPGVDIGLFCSTPMVALSRNIPRKQAMEMLLTGEPISAATAKNIGLVNRVVAAGTERDAAIALAQKVALKSAYTIKLGKEAFYRQAEMSLADAYRYTAEVMTENMMARDAEEGIGAFIEKREPKWQDK comes from the coding sequence ATGCCCGCCCAGACTGCTCGCGCGCCTACGTCACAACCTCCGATCCTGCTGCAGGAAAACGTCGGCAGCATCCGCCTGCTCACCCTCAACCGGCCGGCGGCGCGCAACAGCCTGTCGGAGGGCCTGATCGCCGAGCTGCACGGCGCGCTCAAGCAAATCCACGACGACAACAGCGTGCGCGCGGTCGTCATCGCGGCCAATGGTCCGGCCTTCTCCGCGGGCCACGACATGAAGGAACTGACCGCGCGCCGCAGCGATGCCGATCGCGGCCGCGCCTATTTCGGGCAGATCATGAACGCCTGCAGCGCGATGATGCAGGCAGTCGTGCATCTGCCGAAGCCCGTCGTCGCCGCCGTGCAGGGTATCGCGACGGCCGCCGGATGCCAGCTCGTGGCGAGCTGCGATCTCGCCGTCGCCTCCGAGGCCGCAGGCTTCGCCACGCCCGGCGTCGATATCGGCCTGTTCTGTTCGACGCCCATGGTGGCGCTGTCGCGCAATATCCCGCGCAAGCAGGCGATGGAGATGCTGCTCACGGGCGAGCCGATCTCGGCGGCGACGGCAAAGAATATCGGCCTCGTCAACCGCGTCGTCGCCGCCGGCACCGAACGCGATGCGGCGATCGCGCTGGCGCAGAAGGTCGCGCTCAAATCCGCCTACACGATCAAGCTCGGCAAGGAAGCGTTCTATCGCCAGGCCGAAATGAGCCTCGCCGACGCCTATCGCTATACGGCCGAGGTAATGACCGAGAACATGATGGCGCGCGACGCCGAGGAAGGCATCGGCGCCTTCATCGAGAAGCGCGAACCGAAATGGCAGGATAAGTGA
- a CDS encoding PaaI family thioesterase — protein MAAAKMSVAELEKFLREEFPQAFSDGDVTIESADGETCLLRRRFDDRMLRPGGTVSGPTLMAMADFAMYVVLLSAIGPVGLAVTTNLNINFLRKGQPGQDVLAAAKLLKLGKRLAVGEVNLLSGSSPDPIAHVTATYSIPNT, from the coding sequence ATGGCGGCAGCGAAAATGAGCGTGGCTGAGCTGGAGAAGTTCCTCCGCGAGGAATTTCCGCAGGCCTTCAGCGATGGCGATGTCACCATCGAAAGCGCCGATGGCGAGACCTGCCTGCTGCGCCGGCGCTTCGACGACCGCATGCTGCGCCCGGGCGGCACGGTGTCGGGGCCGACGCTGATGGCGATGGCCGATTTCGCGATGTATGTGGTGCTGCTCTCGGCGATCGGCCCGGTTGGCCTCGCAGTGACCACCAACCTCAACATCAATTTCCTGCGCAAGGGCCAGCCCGGCCAGGATGTGCTGGCGGCGGCGAAGCTCTTGAAACTCGGCAAGCGGCTTGCGGTCGGCGAAGTCAACCTGTTGTCGGGGTCATCGCCCGATCCGATCGCCCATGTGACAGCGACCTATTCCATTCCAAACACATAG
- the rplM gene encoding 50S ribosomal protein L13, giving the protein MKTFSAKPAEVTKKWVLIDAKGLVVGRLATLVAMRLRGKHLPTYTPHVDCGDNVVIINAAHVVLTGRKRDNKVYYKHTGFIGGIKERTAKSILEGRFPERVVEKAIERMIPRGPLGRVQMGNLRVYPGAEHPHEAQQPEKVDIASMNRKNMRAA; this is encoded by the coding sequence ATGAAAACGTTTTCGGCAAAGCCCGCCGAGGTGACGAAGAAGTGGGTGCTGATCGACGCCAAGGGTTTGGTGGTCGGCCGGCTCGCCACCCTGGTCGCGATGCGCCTGCGCGGCAAACACCTCCCGACCTACACGCCCCACGTCGATTGCGGCGACAACGTCGTCATCATCAACGCGGCGCATGTCGTGCTGACCGGTCGCAAGCGCGACAACAAGGTCTACTACAAGCACACCGGCTTCATTGGCGGTATCAAGGAACGCACCGCGAAGTCGATCCTCGAGGGTCGTTTCCCCGAGCGCGTGGTCGAGAAGGCCATCGAGCGCATGATCCCGCGCGGCCCGCTCGGCCGTGTGCAGATGGGCAATCTGCGCGTTTATCCCGGCGCCGAACATCCGCATGAAGCCCAGCAGCCCGAGAAGGTTGATATCGCTTCGATGAACCGCAAGAACATGAGGGCCGCATAA
- the rpsI gene encoding 30S ribosomal protein S9, whose protein sequence is MSDTMQSLDQLASLKTASPEAPKYVKKIDKYGRAYATGKRKDAVARVWIKPGAGKIVVNTREVEVYFARPVLRMLIQQPLVAAARAGQYDVICTVAGGGLSGQAGAVRHGISKALTNFEPDLRGVLKKGGFLTRDSRTVERKKYGRAKARKSFQFSKR, encoded by the coding sequence ATGTCGGATACCATGCAGTCGCTCGACCAGTTGGCGTCGCTGAAGACGGCGTCGCCGGAAGCGCCGAAATACGTCAAGAAGATCGACAAATACGGCCGCGCCTATGCCACCGGCAAGCGCAAGGACGCGGTCGCCCGCGTCTGGATCAAGCCGGGCGCCGGCAAGATCGTGGTCAACACCCGCGAAGTCGAAGTCTATTTCGCCCGCCCGGTGCTGCGCATGCTGATCCAGCAGCCGCTGGTCGCAGCCGCACGCGCCGGCCAGTACGACGTCATCTGCACGGTCGCCGGCGGCGGTCTGTCAGGCCAGGCGGGTGCCGTGCGTCATGGCATCTCCAAGGCGCTGACGAACTTCGAGCCGGATCTGCGCGGCGTCCTCAAGAAGGGCGGCTTCCTGACCCGCGACTCCCGCACCGTGGAGCGCAAGAAGTACGGCCGGGCGAAAGCGCGCAAGTCGTTCCAGTTCTCGAAGCGCTAA
- a CDS encoding GGDEF domain-containing protein, translating into MSFDTSTLYLFATMVAGMLGAMLLLFGKQENIPALKWWGTAYLLGASSVAIWTIGGAKLGEPLLLALHALGFVACGMVWNASRVFHGRKPNLPGLLFGAVVWVGTVLALPSLNPAMRLIVGAAIVAIYAGLTASELWSERRRTMHKRWPTIVVPVMHGCVLALPILLGSLLRPHDETFTSSIWVTAFSIELVLYAIGTVFVIFMLVSDRAVTVHKTAASVDPLSGMLNRRGFSEACNRVIEREAAAGRPVSVMIFDIDHFKSINDRFGHPAGDEILKLFSTVVVSNLRISDLSGRIGGEEFAALLACPLEEGVIVAERVREAFEASNIACEEGPVDTTVSIGVAGGPAGTELDVLLAAADTALYQAKRSGRNRVEAAEELPLSLENWRRKTAGRAASQRQVPAAT; encoded by the coding sequence ATGTCGTTCGATACGTCCACGCTATATCTGTTTGCCACGATGGTTGCAGGCATGCTCGGGGCCATGCTGCTGCTGTTCGGCAAGCAGGAAAACATTCCAGCCTTGAAGTGGTGGGGGACGGCCTATCTGCTTGGCGCATCGTCGGTGGCGATCTGGACCATCGGCGGCGCCAAACTCGGCGAGCCGCTGTTGCTGGCGCTGCATGCGCTTGGTTTCGTGGCCTGCGGCATGGTCTGGAACGCCTCGCGCGTATTCCACGGCCGCAAGCCCAATCTGCCGGGGCTGTTGTTTGGCGCGGTCGTCTGGGTCGGCACGGTGCTGGCTTTGCCATCATTGAATCCCGCGATGCGGCTGATCGTCGGTGCGGCGATTGTTGCGATCTATGCGGGGCTGACGGCTTCCGAATTGTGGAGCGAGCGGCGGCGGACGATGCACAAGCGCTGGCCGACGATTGTCGTACCCGTGATGCATGGTTGCGTGCTGGCGCTGCCGATCCTGCTCGGCAGTCTGCTGCGCCCGCATGACGAAACCTTCACCAGTAGCATCTGGGTGACGGCGTTCTCGATCGAACTGGTGCTGTATGCGATCGGCACGGTGTTCGTCATCTTCATGCTAGTGTCGGACCGCGCCGTGACGGTGCACAAGACCGCGGCTTCGGTCGATCCCTTGAGCGGAATGCTGAACCGCCGTGGTTTTTCGGAAGCCTGCAACCGGGTGATCGAACGCGAGGCCGCCGCGGGGCGACCGGTGTCGGTGATGATTTTCGATATCGACCATTTCAAGAGCATCAACGACCGCTTTGGCCATCCCGCCGGCGACGAGATCCTCAAATTGTTCTCTACCGTCGTGGTCAGCAATTTGCGCATCAGCGACCTGTCGGGGCGGATCGGCGGCGAGGAGTTCGCGGCGTTGCTGGCGTGTCCGCTGGAAGAGGGCGTGATCGTGGCCGAGCGCGTGCGCGAGGCGTTCGAGGCGTCCAACATCGCCTGCGAGGAAGGCCCGGTCGATACCACGGTCAGCATCGGCGTCGCCGGCGGACCGGCGGGCACGGAGCTCGACGTGCTGCTGGCGGCGGCCGACACCGCGCTCTATCAGGCCAAGCGCAGCGGCCGTAACCGGGTCGAGGCCGCGGAAGAGCTGCCGCTGTCGCTGGAGAACTGGCGGCGCAAGACCGCCGGCCGCGCAGCTTCGCAACGCCAGGTGCCGGCGGCGACTTGA